The following is a genomic window from Calditrichota bacterium.
CGGGCTTTCTGAATTTCACCCCATCCAGGCCGGTGAAATAGACCAGTTTCTCGTCTGGTTTGGCAGCCGTATTGAGAAGCAATACCCCTCCTGCCTGACCCAATGCTTCGACGACCAGCACCCCCGGCATAATGGGCCGCTCCGGGAAGTGGCCTTGAAAGAACTGCTCGTTGATGGTGACGTTCTTGATTGCCGTAACCCGTTCGCCCGGCGTAAGTTCGACGATTCGGTCCACCAACAGAAAGGGGAACCGGTGCGGCAGGATACGCTGAATAGCGGTAACGTCGAAGACCCACTTCTCGGCCCCCTTGCCGGACGAATACTTGCGCCGCAAGGCTTGCTTGTCGGCCTCCTTGCGCAGCAGTTTCACCAGTTCGACATGCGCTCCGTGCCCGGCTCGAGCGCAGAGAACATGCGCCTGCAGCGGCATCCCCAGGAGCGCAAGATCGCCGATCAGGTCGAGCACTTTGTGCCGGACCGGCTCGTTCGGGAAGCGAATGTTTTTCTCGCCGACTATTCCCTTGGGCGAAATTTTCACATCCGGAGCGATGCCGAGCAGCCGCTTCAGGTCTTCGAGTTCGACGCGTTCCAAATCGACATCGACTATGCAAAGCGCGTTCTCGACCGATCCACCCCGGATCAGTCCGGCGTCATAGAGCATCTTTATCTCGGAGAGAAATGCAAACGTCCGTGCCGAGGAAAACTCCGAGATGTATTCCGACTCAAGATCGTAGAGCGAGGTATATTGCGTTCCGAGTGCCGGATTCTGATAATCGATCATATAGGTTACGCGAAACCGGTCGGACGGGACGACGACGATGTCGATAGCCCGGGCTGCGTCGCGATAAGCGATCACATCGTCGAGCACCAGTATGCGTCGCGCTTCTCCCTGTTCTTCGACGCCGCACTTTTCGAGCACTTCGACGAACGGCAGCGATGAACCGTCGATTACCGGAGGCTCGTCGGCGGTCAGTTCGACACGAACGTTGTCGATGCCGAGACCCGCCAGAGCCGAGAGCACGTGTTCGACAGTGTGCACCTGAACGCCGTTCAGCCCTATCGTCGTCCCGCGCATCACATCTGTTACGTTCTCGAGGAGTGCGGGAATTTCCGGCGCATGCTCGATGTCAGTCCGGACGAATTTGAATCCGTAGTCTGCCGGCGCAGGCACAAAGGTGAGCCGGCAGGTGTTTCCAGTATGCAGTCCGACACCGGCGATAGTGCCGGAAGTCCTGATGGTGCGTTGATTGGAGCGCATTTATAAGGGGTTTAGAAGTAGATGATTCCAGAATGAAGATGACCGGACTTGCCTGATGATACGTCCCGCACTGCCCGCCATAGTGCGAGCCACGGCATTCCGGCCAGTGTCGTAAAAACGATCCAAAGCATCCGTAACGGACACGCCGATAACTGCCATGCGGCGCGGTAGCGGGTCGTCTCAGCAACGAAGTCGGCGCCAATCGAGACATTGCGTCGAGGCGGCTGGTGCAGCATACGGAGCGGCTGCAAGGCGCCGTAGATGACCGCGGTCCAGAACGGATCCGGCGTCGCAAGCGTAATTTGCCCGTCCACCCGATCGATTCGTCCAGCGCGTAGAAGGCGGCAAGTCATCCGAGTTATACGCTTGACGACCCGCTTGACCAGCATCCGATGACGTCGCATCAGACTCCACGACCCTCTCCGACCGGCCATAGGCTTCTCCGCTGGTCGCTCACGCTTCGGCTCGGATTCCAGACGGGATAATCTCGGATGAATGGTCATGAAGAGCACCCGAATCGCCAGTCGCTTCCCGGCAATATCCCACCCGATGCTCAGGAGCAGATGACTCAAATGCACATAGCCCGCTCCGTCTTCGACCCATCCGCCGAATTTAAGGCGGGGCAGGAGAATGACCAGGAGAAGCCCGGTAAGAATGGCAAGGAAAGTTAGCAGCAGGTTCAGCGTTTTAGATGGGAGATAACGGCGCGCATGAAGGCGGGAAGGTCGTCCGGTTTGCGGGAGGTGATCAGGTTGCCGTCAACGACGACCTCGGCGTCGCTCCAGTCGGCTCCAGCGTGAATCAAGTCGTCCTTGATTGCGGCATAGGAGGTAACCATTCGCCCCCGCACCACGTCCGCCGATGCCAGCACCCAGCCGCCGTGGCAGATGCAGCCGACGGTCCTTCCGGCTGACATCATCCCGCGCACCAGTTGGAGCACCGGCTCCGACATTCGCAACTTGTCCGGCGCCCAGCCGCCCGGAATGATAAGTCCGTCGTAATCCTCGGCGATCACTACTCCGGCATCGAGATCGACGTCGATCGGGTAGCCATACTTGCCAAGGTAGCGTTTAGCCGAGCCGGTGCCAACTACCAGGACCGTGTCGCCTTCCTCGATCAGTCGAAGACGGGGAT
Proteins encoded in this region:
- a CDS encoding type 1 glutamine amidotransferase, which codes for MTMTGKRIALLVEADYQDLEVHYPRLRLIEEGDTVLVVGTGSAKRYLGKYGYPIDVDLDAGVVIAEDYDGLIIPGGWAPDKLRMSEPVLQLVRGMMSAGRTVGCICHGGWVLASADVVRGRMVTSYAAIKDDLIHAGADWSDAEVVVDGNLITSRKPDDLPAFMRAVISHLKR
- a CDS encoding bifunctional UDP-3-O-[3-hydroxymyristoyl] N-acetylglucosamine deacetylase/3-hydroxyacyl-ACP dehydratase is translated as MRSNQRTIRTSGTIAGVGLHTGNTCRLTFVPAPADYGFKFVRTDIEHAPEIPALLENVTDVMRGTTIGLNGVQVHTVEHVLSALAGLGIDNVRVELTADEPPVIDGSSLPFVEVLEKCGVEEQGEARRILVLDDVIAYRDAARAIDIVVVPSDRFRVTYMIDYQNPALGTQYTSLYDLESEYISEFSSARTFAFLSEIKMLYDAGLIRGGSVENALCIVDVDLERVELEDLKRLLGIAPDVKISPKGIVGEKNIRFPNEPVRHKVLDLIGDLALLGMPLQAHVLCARAGHGAHVELVKLLRKEADKQALRRKYSSGKGAEKWVFDVTAIQRILPHRFPFLLVDRIVELTPGERVTAIKNVTINEQFFQGHFPERPIMPGVLVVEALGQAGGVLLLNTAAKPDEKLVYFTGLDGVKFRKPVVPGDQVILKVEMLFFKRNICRMKGEAYVDGQLAAEAEMQAVVVDR